Proteins from a genomic interval of Stigmatopora nigra isolate UIUO_SnigA chromosome 19, RoL_Snig_1.1, whole genome shotgun sequence:
- the LOC144212386 gene encoding uncharacterized protein LOC144212386, whose protein sequence is MIMNSSRGFQTNLVMNLASVVRVKKSSSLHNKVLYMLLLFTGFASCNVTDTTQHEVPSTPTSVYYFVEIPVVSTGPPKNESEVASWLKEVFQKLEGNCIFTHIENTTTSPPWTETTTNGNTATMATTVATKPLENTTEATTITSTALQNRTTEAITTLTNNATISNASLTLKNHNTTIETFKNSGADIDLTSEKSNDAGNNTESMILTNNRSKNAVENSTNAGFNQETIVRSTSSNLLQGLEVFCLEKTEIRKTNCWALVALRSSLSPCCILQTICAANQNSSDVQAVGRRVSRLHYQSNNCSSAHLEDDICVYTQNSDHAKCQDSAFVVPSCGADENNKCSCENYCEGTGMFYKCYLIKTI, encoded by the exons ATGATTATGAATTCTTCCAGGGGATTTCAGACAAACCTGGTTATGAATTTAGCCTCTGTTGTCAG GGTGAAGAAATCAAGTTCACTTCACAACAAAGTCCTCTACATGCTCCTTTTATTCACTG GTTTTGCTTCCTGTAATGTGACGGATACTACTCAACATGAAGTGCCAAGCACTCCGACTTCAG TGTACTACTTTGTGGAAATCCCAGTTGTTTCGACTGGCCCACCGAAAAATGAATCAGAAGTTGCTTCATGG CTTAAAGAAGTGTTCCAAAAACTTGAAGGAAACTGCATCTTTACACATATTGAAAACACAACAACCTCGCCTCCTTGGACTGAGACGACAACAAATGGCAACACGGCAACCATGGCCACCACTGTGGCCACAAAGCCATTGGAAAATACTACTGAAGCCACAACAATTACAAGTACTGCATTACAAAACAGGACTACTGAAGCCATTACCACATTGACAAACAATGCAACTATATCCAATGCCTCACTAACGTTAAAAAACCACAACACTACAATAGAAACATTCAAAAACTCAGGTGCAGACATAGATTTGACAAGTGAAAAATCAAATGATGCTGGAAATAACACAGAAAGCATGATATTGACCAACAACAGGAGCAAAAATGCAGTAGAAAACTCCACCAATGCAGGTTTTAATCAAGAAACCATCGTTAGAAG CACATCAAGTAACCTATTGCAG GGACTTGAAGTATTCTGTCTGGAGAAGACTGAAATAAG AAAGACAAACTGTTGGGCGCTTGTGGCGCTGAGGTCGAGTTTGTCGCCATGTTGTATCCTGCAAACAATCTGTGCAGCCAATCAAAATTCGTCTGATGTCCAAGCAGTGGGAAGGAGAGTCAGTCGATTAC ATTACCAAAGTAATAATTGCAGCAGTGCTCATTTGGAGGATGAcatttgtgtatatacacaaaatTCAGATCATGCCAAGTG TCAAGATTCAGCCTTTGTGGTGCCTTCATGTGGTGCAG ATGAAAACAACAAATGCAGTTGTGAGAACTATTGCGAGGGGACTGGTATGTTTTATAAGTGTTATCTGATAAAGACTATATGA
- the LOC144212192 gene encoding adhesion G-protein coupled receptor G2, whose product MNLSYPLFLISQLNQSCPSPTSIPCSHSAIASKYKNSSLECETIPQRCKVILQLAEEVPICNVSTAITALFQSDNNIKFDGSVTRAAVCGHSNSDNLLGSTSTWVNSTLQHAEFCNWQKNSSNPVSTQSCSSGQNLVVQLQEQCIPTTSTTASPTTSLNTSPSPNVTSVSPSPESRADVLLALSANVSALNSSLVDQLVSQLEDLLLGPGISLALANTTIQIVSNLLGASPEILANSANRIIRIVDTVGLKVIFEETETLLSPALALSVKAVDTNNPEPILFSISDPSNVEVRSNLRFPRGLRNDASIPQGSILLPDTLTQNLTSEELQMASRVHFNYYQKSTVFQDRSLGTRRLNSGILGASLANLTLTGLQDEVVIRLRNLQPITANYVVSCVFWDFALNNRSGGWNTNGCYVQNSTDNMTVCGCNHLTSFSILLDLAREPLTSRVQATVLTFITYIGCGISAIFLVLTLLTYLAFGKLRKDMPSKILIQLCVALLLLNMVFLVDAWLALFPDAVGLCISTAWFLHYFLLAVFTWMGLEGVHMYLALVKVFNTYVRCYMLWFSLAGWGLPLIVVIIVIAVDKDNYGLVSYGKYPDGATDDFCWLKNDIAFYVAVVAYFCLIFLFNFIMFVVVLVQLVKIKRQNPHNSKHRTVGKDVRSVVGLTILLGLTWGFAFFAWGPVNLPFMYLFAICNAFQGFFIFVFHCAVKDSVRRQWRTYLCLGKLRLSENSEWSRTATQKKPKRTPSSQSNNSSSALSFLSQNLEHTRGIGNPFEDRIITGDENPNSDVIFNELNRVARNRQTTTHTRPQSYT is encoded by the exons ATGAACCTCTCCTACCCTCTGTTTCTG ATATCTCAGCTAAACCAAAGTTGCCCTTCACCCACAAG TATCCCATGCTCTCATTCCGCCATCGCTTCTAAATATAAG AACTCCAGTTTGGAGTGTGAAACAAT CCCTCAACGTTGCAAAGTAATTTTGCAGTTGGCTGAAGAGGTTCCAATCTGTAACGTGAGCACAGCCATTACAGCTCTGTTTCAGTCAGATAACAATATAAAGTTTGATGGAAGCGTGACCAGAGCAG CTGTCTGTGGGCATTCAAATAGTGACAATTTGCTGGGTTCTACGTCAACATGGGTTAACAGCACACTTCAGCATGCAGAGTTTTGCAACTGGCAGAAAAACTCTTCCAATCCAGTCTCCACTCAATCCTG TTCATCTGGACAAAACCTAGTGGTTCAGCTACAGGAGCAGTGCATTCCTACGACGTCCACCACAGCAAGCCCAACCACCTCTCTTAATACCTCGCCATCCCCAAACGTCACCTCAGTTTCACCCAGCCCGGAGAGCCGAGCCGACGTTCTTCTTGCGCTGAGCGCCAACGTGTCCGCACTTAATTCCAGCCTGGTGGACCAGCTTGTATCTCAACTAGAGGATCTGTTGTTGGGCCCCGGCATTAGCCTTGCTCTGGCCAACACGACCATTCAAATAGTCAGCAACCTGCTGGGTGCCTCGCCCGAGATACTTGCCAACTCTGCAAACAG AATCATAAGGATTGTTGATACAGTGGGACTGAAAGTGATCTTTGAAGAAACAGAGACTCTCTTATCACCAGCGTTGGCGCTTTCAGTGAAAGCAGTGGATACTAATAATCCTGAACCAATTCTCTTTTCTATATCAGATCCCAGCAATGTGGAG GTGAGAAGTAATCTCAGATTTCCAAGGGGGCTAAGGAACGACGCCTCCATCCCCCAGGGCTCCATTTTACTGCCCGACACccttacccaaaacctcacTTCAGAAGAGCTACAAATGGCCTCCAGAGTCCACTTTAACTATTACCAGAAGAGCACAGTATTTCAG GACAGATCGTTAGGGACACGACGACTCAATAGCGGCATCCTGGGAGCGAGTTTGGCAAACCTCACACTCACAGGACTTCAGGATGAAGTCGTGATTCGCCTGAGGAACTTACAGCCCATTACT GCAAATTACGTGGTTTCATGCGTCTTCTGGGACTTTGCATTAAACA ACAGATCCGGTGGTTGGAATACAAATGGCTGTTATGTCCAGAACAGCACAGACAACATGACAGTTTGTGGCTGCAACCATCTCACCAGCTTTTCCATCCTACTG GACCTCGCCAGGGAGCCTCTAACCAGTCGAGTGCAGGCAACCGTTTTGACCTTCATTACATATATTGGCTGtgggatatctgccattttcCTTGTATTAACGCTCCTCACCTACTTGGCCTTTGG GAAACTGCGCAAGGACATGCCATCTAAAATCTTGATCCAGCTGTGCGTGGCTCTCTTGCTGCTCAACATGGTCTTCCTAGTGGACGCCTGGTTAGCTCTGTTTCCAGACGCCGTGGGCCTCTGCATCTCCACCGCCTGGTTCCTCCACTACTTCCTGCTGGCCGTCTTTACCTGGATGGGCCTAGAAGGGGTGCACATGTACCTGGCCCTGGTTAAGGTGTTCAACACGTACGTCCGATGCTACATGCTCTGGTTCTCGCTGGCGGGCTGGGGCTTGCCCTTGATCGTAGTCATTATCGTCATAGCTGTGGACAAGGATAACTATGGCTTGGTGTCCTACGGGAAGTATCCTGATGGTGCAACTGATGACTT CTGCTGGCTGAAAAACGACATTGCCTTCTACGTGGCAGTGGTGGCCTACTTCTGCCTCATCTTCCTGTTCAACTTCATCATGTTTGTGGTGGTGCTGGTCCAGTTGGTCAAGATCAAGCGGCAGAACCCGCACAATTCCAAGCATCGCACGGTGGGGAAGGACGTGCGCAGTGTGGTGGGCCTCACGATCCTGCTGGGCCTCACCTGGGGTTTCGCCTTTTTCGCCTGGGGTCCCGTCAACCTGCCGTTCATGTACCTCTTTGCTATCTGTAACGCATTTCAAG GTTTCTTCATATTTGTGTTCCACTGTGCGGTGAAGGATTCAGTAAGGCGGCAATGGCGGACATACCTCTGCTTGGGAAAACTTAGGCTGTCTGAGAATTCGG AATGGAGTCGAACTGCGACCCAAAAGAAGCCGAAACGAACCCCGTCCTCGCAGTCCAACAACTCATCCAGCGCCTTGTCTTTCCTCAGTCAGAACTTGGAGCACACTAGGGGCATAG GAAATCCGTTTGAAGACAGAATAATCACTGGTGACGAGAATCCCAATTCGGACGTCATCTTCAATGAACTCAACAGAGTGGCCAGAAACCGTcagacaaccacacacacacgtccACAGTcttacacttaa
- the sms gene encoding spermine synthase: MALRHYTLDFSLSTAVDPASTVPSLLSIFHEQEMTETIHDTDGRGYLATFVGKNGRLVILRVHAHGLLTIDVQCYEGDNITQLDNLLNTLEKKLKGLLNDKITRIKRLPPLIRGAKVDRYWPTTDGRLTEYDIDRVLYDEDSAYQNIKILHSQQFGNMLVLNGDVNLAESDLPYTEAIMGSGKEDYAGKEVLILGGGDGGILAQAVKQKPKMITMVEIDQKVIDGCKKYMRKTCGNVLDSLKGDCYQILVEDCVPVLKKYVREGRTFDYIINDLTAVPISTEPEEDSTWEFLRLILDLSIKILHPKGKYFTQGNSANLTDALSQYEEQLGRLSCPVDFSKKVVCVPSYMELWVFYTVWKK, encoded by the exons ATGGCACTGCGACACTATACTCTCGACTTCAGCCTCTCCACGGCAG TTGACCCTGCCTCAACAGTCCCGAGCCTGCTCTCCATATTCCACGAGCAGGAAATGACAGAGACTATACATGACACAGATGGGCGAGGGTATCTCGCCACCTTTGTCGGAAAGAATGGCAG GCTTGTTATTCTACGTGTGCACGCCCATGGCTTGCTCACTATTGACGTGCAGTGTTACGAAGGAGATAACATCACACAACTTGACAAT CTTTTAAACACATTGGAGAAGAAACTCAAGGGTCTGTTGAATGACAAGATAACGCGTATTAAGAG GCTCCCGCCTCTCATCCGTGGAGCCAAAGTGGACCGTTACTGGCCCACCACCGACGGAAGACTGACGGAGTACGACATAGACCGTGTGTTGTACGACGAGGATTCTGCCtaccaaaatattaaaatattgcacTCACAGCAGTTTGGAAACATGCTGGTCCTGAATGGAGATGTCA ATCTGGCTGAGAGCGACTTGCCCTACACGGAAGCCATTATGGGCAGCGGAAAGGAAGATTATGCCGGAAAAGAGGTGCTGATTTTAGGAGGAGGTGACGGAGGCATCTTGGCTCAGGCCGTCAAGCAAAAGCCAAAGATGATCACTATGGTGGAGAT TGATCAGAAAGTGATTGACGGTTGCAAAAAGTACATGAGGAAGACATGTGGCAATGTCCTGGACAGCCTCAAGGGTGACTGTTACCAA ATTCTCGTGGAGGACTGCGTGCCTGTGCTCAAAAAGTATGTCCGAGAAGGAAGGACGTTTGACTACATCATTAACGACCTCACTGCAGTCCCAATCTCTACAGAACCAGAAGAAG ACTCAACTTGGGAGTTCCTTCGTCTCATTTTGGAtctgtcaatcaaaatattGCATCCTAAGGGGAAATATTTTACCCAG GGAAACAGCGCAAATCTGACGGATGCTCTGAGTCAGTATGAGGAGCAGCTTGGAAGACTCTCCTGTCCTGTGGACTTCTCCAAAAAAGTAGTCTGCGTGCCCTCCTATATGGAGCT CTGGGTTTTCTACACCGTTTGGAAGAAGTGA